A single Rhodothermales bacterium DNA region contains:
- a CDS encoding sigma-70 family RNA polymerase sigma factor, with product MSKTAGSLSPSDSSEQDRALVKLALEGDEAAYKALVQKYSKALTMHIQRLVRKPEEVDDLVQESFIKAFSALESYSIEYAFSTWLYKIATNHAIDYLRKRKLKTYSIDKPRDTKEGAVEYELPDATYRPDRHIVADQRRQLIQEAIDALPEKYHRVIVMRHQQEKSYEEIARELDLPLGTVKAHIFRARELLNKFLRDKRSSL from the coding sequence ATGTCGAAAACAGCTGGTTCGCTTTCTCCTTCCGATTCGAGTGAGCAGGATCGCGCCCTTGTGAAACTGGCGCTGGAAGGGGATGAAGCGGCATACAAGGCGCTCGTCCAGAAATACAGCAAGGCGCTGACCATGCACATCCAGCGGCTCGTGAGAAAGCCTGAGGAAGTGGATGATCTGGTGCAGGAGAGCTTCATCAAGGCGTTCTCGGCGCTCGAGTCGTATTCCATCGAATACGCATTTTCGACCTGGCTCTACAAGATCGCCACCAATCACGCGATCGACTATCTCCGGAAGCGTAAGCTCAAGACGTATTCGATCGACAAGCCGCGCGACACCAAAGAAGGGGCGGTCGAATACGAACTGCCGGACGCCACCTACCGTCCGGATCGCCACATCGTCGCGGATCAGCGGCGCCAGTTGATCCAGGAAGCCATCGACGCACTGCCCGAAAAATACCATCGGGTCATCGTCATGCGTCACCAGCAGGAGAAATCCTACGAGGAGATCGCGCGGGAGCTTGATCTGCCCCTGGGCACGGTAAAGGCGCACATCTTCCGCGCGCGCGAGTTGCTCAACAAGTTTTTGCGCGACAAGCGAAGTTCGTTGTGA
- the purB gene encoding adenylosuccinate lyase produces MIDRYTRPEMAALWGEEQQFQAWLDVELAACAAWSELGVIPREDVDLLYENARFSVRRIHEIEEVTRHDVVAFTRAVSETLGEEKKWVHYGLTSSDVVDTALSYRLIKANALILEQLDRMLQVLAAKAKQHRHTLMMGRTHGVHAEPTTFGLKMALYYAEMQRNRARFEAAAEDIRVGKVSGAVGTFAHISPDVERFTCERLGLKPAPISTQVLQRDRHAHYLGVLALIGATLEKMAVEIRGLQKSEVREVEEAFGKGQKGSSAMPHKRNPVGSENVTGCARLLRGYMVSAYENVALWHERDISHSSVERVIIPDATTILHYALHRMATIIEHLVVYEKNMLRNMDRTFGLYNSQRVLLKLIDTGLDRETAYDMVQPLAMRAWEEERSFKDIILSESAILQHLTRDAIEEAFDARYHLRRVDEILARVGLA; encoded by the coding sequence ATGATCGATCGCTACACCCGGCCCGAAATGGCCGCACTCTGGGGAGAAGAACAGCAATTCCAGGCCTGGCTCGACGTCGAACTCGCGGCGTGCGCGGCCTGGTCGGAACTGGGCGTGATTCCCCGGGAGGATGTCGATCTCCTGTACGAAAACGCCCGTTTTTCCGTACGGCGCATTCACGAGATCGAGGAGGTGACCCGCCACGACGTCGTCGCGTTCACGCGCGCCGTGAGCGAGACGCTTGGGGAGGAAAAGAAGTGGGTGCATTACGGCCTTACCTCGTCGGATGTGGTCGACACGGCGTTGTCCTATCGGCTCATCAAGGCCAACGCGCTCATCCTCGAACAGCTGGATCGCATGCTGCAGGTGCTCGCCGCGAAGGCGAAGCAGCACCGGCACACCCTGATGATGGGTCGCACGCACGGCGTCCATGCGGAGCCGACGACGTTCGGGCTGAAGATGGCGCTGTATTACGCCGAGATGCAGCGCAACCGGGCGCGCTTCGAGGCGGCGGCGGAAGACATCCGGGTGGGGAAGGTGTCGGGGGCCGTTGGGACCTTTGCGCACATCTCGCCGGACGTGGAGCGGTTTACGTGCGAGCGGCTGGGGCTCAAGCCGGCGCCGATATCCACCCAGGTGCTGCAGCGGGACCGCCACGCGCACTACCTCGGCGTGCTCGCCCTCATCGGGGCGACGCTCGAGAAGATGGCCGTAGAGATCCGCGGGTTGCAGAAAAGCGAAGTCCGCGAAGTGGAGGAAGCGTTCGGGAAGGGGCAGAAGGGTTCGTCGGCGATGCCGCACAAGCGGAATCCCGTCGGATCGGAAAACGTCACCGGATGCGCGCGGCTTCTCCGCGGCTACATGGTGTCGGCTTACGAAAATGTGGCGCTCTGGCATGAGCGGGACATTTCCCATTCGTCCGTCGAGCGTGTGATCATCCCCGATGCGACGACCATCCTGCACTATGCGCTGCATCGGATGGCGACCATCATCGAACATCTGGTCGTTTACGAGAAAAACATGCTCCGGAACATGGATCGCACGTTCGGGCTGTACAACAGCCAGCGAGTCCTGCTGAAGCTCATCGATACGGGGCTCGACCGCGAAACGGCCTACGACATGGTGCAGCCGCTGGCGATGCGGGCCTGGGAAGAAGAGCGGTCTTTCAAGGACATCATCCTGTCCGAGTCGGCCATCCTGCAACATCTCACCCGCGACGCGATCGAGGAGGCCTTTGACGCCCGGTACCATCTGCGGCGCGTAGATGAGATTCTCGCGCGCGTCGGACTGGCCTGA
- a CDS encoding PAS domain-containing protein: MSSPSLSPSSAAPGAEALDSTPRPDPLQRVVALVKKLFDVPVVLVSRIVNDRLHFLATTGFSVRDADIDYLPCSRVVQEAKPLLVEDAAAMPDWTDRYARGIGFYAGVPILDRAGQAIGALSLIDVRGRHVEEPAIGVLEECAALIYDLIHTEMPPPPPEPAPSAALLIDLFHDAPTPVFVTDADNAMLAVNEAAARLLSIPRSQLAGRPFDAALPEDLRAGEAALYADLFAGVREHYQMDSRLVDGSGAIHRARMTVSLVRNDEGEPAYAIRILEETGRRHEAVEELRLRDSAIAGMPLGLAIVDATTPAMPIIFCNKAFETLTGYRQVEILGSNMLLLRGTLTEREAVEAIEALVAREEQGQVEATFCRRDGRPLRSGVTLIPVWGEADTLTHYVWLLDDRTEMHQVREQHAALRTELVRSTTRLRQAAELITVAYGLQPIEEEAQTLLKSLYDEVKYLEAKVTLFDQASGVGLPVVANVAGNPIQIDRVDPDFGHTRGDVCRIRMQMEQTGEQGTWCLDVPIMTEEGMRGLLTLYAHPGRLFDDAAATAARQAAGRLAGALSATLSANPARTAPVTTPAPERVALLPEA; the protein is encoded by the coding sequence ATGTCATCTCCCTCTCTTTCTCCTTCGAGCGCAGCCCCCGGCGCCGAAGCCCTTGATTCGACCCCCCGCCCCGATCCGCTCCAGCGCGTCGTCGCGCTGGTCAAAAAGCTCTTCGATGTCCCCGTCGTACTCGTTTCGCGGATCGTGAACGACAGGCTGCATTTCCTGGCCACGACCGGCTTCAGCGTGCGCGACGCGGATATCGACTATCTCCCTTGCAGTCGCGTCGTTCAGGAAGCCAAGCCGCTTCTCGTCGAGGACGCGGCCGCGATGCCCGACTGGACCGACCGGTATGCGCGGGGCATCGGTTTTTACGCCGGCGTCCCGATTCTGGATCGTGCCGGCCAGGCCATTGGCGCGCTGAGTCTGATCGACGTACGCGGCCGCCACGTCGAGGAGCCGGCGATCGGTGTCCTCGAGGAGTGCGCCGCGCTGATCTACGACCTGATCCACACCGAGATGCCGCCGCCCCCGCCGGAGCCGGCGCCGTCCGCCGCGCTCCTGATCGACCTGTTCCATGACGCGCCGACGCCCGTGTTTGTCACGGATGCGGACAACGCGATGCTGGCTGTGAACGAAGCCGCCGCGCGGTTGCTGTCGATACCGCGGAGCCAGCTCGCCGGACGCCCCTTTGACGCGGCGCTGCCGGAGGACCTCCGCGCCGGCGAAGCCGCCCTCTACGCCGATCTTTTTGCCGGCGTGCGCGAGCATTATCAGATGGATAGCCGGCTGGTGGATGGGTCGGGGGCCATCCATCGCGCCCGCATGACCGTTTCGCTCGTCCGCAACGACGAGGGCGAGCCGGCCTATGCGATCCGCATCCTGGAGGAAACGGGCCGCCGGCACGAGGCGGTCGAGGAGCTCCGGCTGCGGGATAGCGCCATCGCCGGCATGCCGCTCGGCCTCGCGATCGTCGACGCGACGACGCCCGCGATGCCGATCATCTTCTGCAATAAGGCCTTCGAGACCCTGACCGGCTATCGGCAGGTGGAAATCCTGGGCTCCAACATGCTGCTTCTGCGCGGGACGCTCACGGAGCGCGAAGCGGTCGAGGCCATCGAAGCACTCGTGGCGCGGGAGGAACAGGGCCAGGTGGAAGCCACGTTCTGCCGGCGCGATGGCCGGCCGCTCCGGAGCGGGGTGACGCTCATTCCCGTCTGGGGAGAAGCGGATACGCTGACGCACTACGTCTGGCTGCTCGACGATCGGACCGAGATGCACCAGGTGCGGGAGCAACATGCGGCCCTGCGGACAGAGCTGGTGCGCTCGACGACGCGGCTGCGGCAGGCCGCCGAGCTGATCACCGTGGCCTACGGATTGCAGCCCATCGAGGAAGAAGCGCAGACATTGCTGAAATCCCTGTATGACGAGGTGAAATACCTCGAGGCCAAAGTGACCCTGTTCGATCAGGCGTCAGGCGTCGGGCTGCCGGTGGTGGCCAACGTGGCCGGCAATCCGATACAGATCGACCGGGTGGATCCCGATTTCGGGCACACCCGGGGGGACGTCTGCCGCATCCGCATGCAGATGGAACAGACGGGAGAGCAGGGGACGTGGTGTCTCGACGTTCCGATCATGACGGAAGAGGGCATGCGCGGCCTGTTGACGCTGTACGCGCATCCAGGGCGGCTTTTCGACGATGCGGCGGCTACGGCGGCGCGTCAGGCGGCCGGCCGGCTGGCGGGCGCGCTGTCCGCCACCCTGTCCGCCAACCCGGCACGCACCGCGCCCGTAACAACCCCGGCGCCGGAGCGGGTCGCGCTGCTGCCGGAGGCCTGA